A genomic stretch from Aedes albopictus strain Foshan chromosome 2, AalbF5, whole genome shotgun sequence includes:
- the LOC134287499 gene encoding BTB/POZ domain-containing protein 3-like, giving the protein MSCTERDRIRLHRMVNNPYLADVKFLVGSKRKRIYAHRTLLSCSSEVFKAMFGNKRFLQIHKNYPLIVVSDVEPDIFLDVLYYIYCDVCDISKQNVTSLFNAATKYLLYELQSRCVKFMIANMEVSEWIQIFFNESRNRRLLEVCEDQLVKRAVEVFEHHSFLQLTSSQVKEIMHLKGLECTDRRLLEGLDRWIEHQPESQRSEIDSLRLDLSRKIESYNNVHVRPSEEDLQPHLSGVIMASRNSILYGMGIYTGIDCAEIEEAEVSLLIEIGCCEKDTIRKSIQLRIPERETRITECFFNRLRLAEGDMIKVKVHIVGMPSKLRKAWCADSRDRTFIVNKDELKIVSSDNARFVTPVAYLIYDPVEQ; this is encoded by the coding sequence ATGTCTTGCACAGAAAGAGATAGGATCCGGCTGCATAGGATGGTGAACAATCCGTACCTGGCGGACGTTAAATTTCTAGTGGGCAGCAAAAGGAAGCGCATCTACGCCCATCGTACGCTGTTATCCTGTTCGAGTGAAGTGTTCAAAGCGATGTTCGGCAATAAGCGATTTCTGCAGATTCATAAAAATTATCCACTGATTGTCGTATCGGACGTGGAACCGGACATCTTCCTGGACGTGTTGTACTACATATACTGTGATGTGTGTGATATTAGCAAACAGAACGTGACATCGTTGTTCAACGCCGCGACGAAGTACCTGCTATACGAACTGCAGTCGAGGTGTGTGAAATTTATGATCGCGAATATGGAAGTAAGTGAATGGATCCAGATATTCTTCAACGAGTCGCGTAACCGAAGGCTACTAGAAGTTTGCGAAGACCAACTTGTGAAACGGGCAGTAGAAGTGTTTGAACATCATTCGTTCCTTCAGTTAACGAGTTCGCAAGTAAAGGAAATTATGCATCTTAAAGGACTCGAGTGTACGGATCGACGTCTGCTGGAAGGGCTCGATCGTTGGATAGAGCATCAACCAGAATCGCAGCGGAGTGAAATTGATTCTTTGCGATTGGATTTATCTAGGAAAATCGAGTCTTACAACAACGTCCACGTTCGACCATCAGAGGAAGATCTACAGCCTCACCTTTCCGGAGTGATCATGGCGTCGCGCAATTCCATCCTCTACGGAATGGGGATCTACACTGGAATCGACTGTGCGGAAATTGAAGAAGCGGAAGTTTCCCTGCTAATCGAGATCGGTTGCTGCGAGAAGGACACCATCAGGAAGTCAATTCAGCTGAGAATACCCGAGAGGGAAACACGGATCACGGAGTGCTTCTTTAACCGGTTACGACTAGCGGAAGGTGATATGATCAAAGTGAAGGTTCACATAGTGGGAATGCCGTCGAAGTTGCGCAAAGCTTGGTGCGCTGACAGCCGTGATAGGACGTTTATCGTTAACAAAGATGAGCTGAAGATAGTTAGTAGTGATAATGCACGTTTTGTAACACCCGTCGCTTATTTGATATATGATCCAGTAGAACAGTGA